Genomic segment of Tamandua tetradactyla isolate mTamTet1 chromosome 1, mTamTet1.pri, whole genome shotgun sequence:
CCACTATCTGATATTTCCCTCAACAGAGGGAGTTCTGGCTGGCCTTCACATGACACTTCATATCAACACCACTTTCAAATGTTTTTGTCCTTAGTGTGAATTTTCTGTAGGGTTATTAAGATGAAGAAGtcatttcatatatttcatcAACGTTACCATTCTTCATCGTGAATACACTTTGGGTCCTTtggattaaaatatgaataaattatcCTTATTTTCAATATAGTTTAGAaatctatatatttattcataCATAAGAAATAGTAGAAGACCAGGGGCCAAAAGGAGGAGAATATTAAGCATAATACATGCTCCTATGTGTGTGAGAGCATAATATATTACTGTTCTAGATTTCTAGTCCCTCCATACTGTAATATAATTCAGAAACCTTAGACTAAACTAAAACATTTCATGATTAACAGCACAGTTTTCACTTATTTACTATTTCTACTGCAACCTGATTAGCCAAATGAACTCTTAGATGCATTTATAGTTTGTTCACTCTGACTGCAATGAGCGttctttatctgtattttcttaatTCTTACCGCCACATCCTTTAATCTGCGTCATAAAACCTTGTCTGGTCCTTCAGATGGAAGTTCTCTACTCTGTATGTTATAATAGCAATTAGCAATGCATCTGTTCCTCTTTAGTCACACTTTACTTATGAATTGTTTGTGCATTTTCTCCTCGATAGATGCAGGCTTCTGTAGAAGGAacaatgtataattttttttgtatatcttgAAAAACTAATACAGATCTCATATACTAATacttagaatgaaaaaaatgttaataagatCCTTGAGTATGAATGGGGGGAGTAGAAAGGTTTCAAGTTAAATTGAGGCATTTGGGAAGGATAATTGTGGATTTTAAAGTATGGGAGAGCGAGTGATACTGGTGATTAGAAGTTCAATTGGCAGCAGTGTGCAAATATAGGGAAAACATAGCCATATTAAACAAGTGACCTGTCAGCACCTTTGCAGAGGGCTTGGAAAGTCATTGGACACTTATAAACACATAGCTAATATGCTGGATCTTTCACATTAATCGGAACAAATGGTTAAAtataaaagtgctttgaaaacatttAAAGAGCTTCAAAATCACAATATTATGTTATGGCTGATGTAATGGAAGGTTGGTATTAGGGCATATATACAGATGGGCAGGATCTAATGATGTTAAGTTGGTTCTAGTTTTCTCAGCAATGTAGCATAATTGGGAATCTAATAAATTAATGTACACATTACATTTGAATTGGGTAGCTACCATATTTTGCAGATAGATATTAAATGTGATTTCAACTGCTCAAAAGATTACATTTATGCAGGTCAATGTCTAATTTACTGGAAACACACTAAAAGGATATTGTCCTTTNNNNNNNNNNNNNNNNNNNNNNNNNNNNNNNNNNNNNNNNNNNNNNNNNNNNNNNNNNNNNNNNNNNNNNNNNNNNNNNNNNNNNNNNNNNNNNNNNNNNCCAAAGGCCAGTTAAATCATATGTAAATGTTGGCTTCCGTCATATTTGGACGacactttgttcttttcatttagtatttcatttaatctttactaATGCCCTATTGATAGGTATAACCATattttcagaaaggaaaacaGTTTTAAAGGCTATATAATCAAGGTTACAAGGGGCTGGGGAGCTAGGCTGCAAATACAGATATGCTTCCCAAATTCAGGCTATTCCTAATAGCCTCCGTGCCTAAAACCCAGCATTTCAGTATTAACGGCACTTAGTAGAGTGGCTTGTCCCCACATCTCCAAGACTGTGTGCTGAAGTGATGTGGACACAGTGTCCCTCTGCCATGTGGATTTATACTGTGAATTCTGGCTTCTTTCCAAAGACCTTGGGCCAGACTGAGGCTCTTGGCCGGCCCTTCCTGCTCTGTCAAGTCTGTGTCTGTTTTCAGTAGGCACAGCCTGATGTTCTAGTGCAGTACTTGTCTGATTGATAGGTAAGGGGGCCACATGTGTAATTTCAAATTTTCTGCTAGTgacattaaaaaggtaaaaagaaatgggtgtaattaattttaagaaccCCATTGTGTTTAACCcaaaacatgcaaaatataatttcaacaCGTTACAGCCTAGTCTCATTTCGAGAGCTTTGATCACATGTGCTAGTGGCCACAGAAGTGGAAAATACAGTGATTCTGTACCTATATCAGGAGTTTTCTACTGGAGAGGGAAATGATTTTGCTCTCCAGTGTCCGTTTTGGAATGTCTGGAGAAATTTTGGAATATCTGAGAAATTGTGGAATGTCTGAGAAATTCCAGAAAACTGGGGAGGGAAGTGTTTTGGGCATCTGTTGGGAAGAGACCAGTAGTACGTGTGGGCGATCTTCCACAGTGCATAATTCAGCCCCCCGCACCACTGAATTATTCAGCACAAAATTCAGCACTGCTGATTTTGAGAAACCCTACTCTAGATGAAGGTTTTACTACCATGAATTTTTCCCCAGGTCTAGGTCTCAGCCTCTCTGGAACAAAGCTGCACTTGTGGGGCACAAAGGACAGAGCCCCATGAAAGGAGTGCTGTGTGGAAGAACAGCCTTTCTGGCCAGAAACTattcctcagagctgcagagcagGGGCAGAAGAACCAAGAAAGGAGTAGGTCCTGAGTTgcaccaccagaagcagttttcTGCTCCCCCTGTCCTGAGTGGGTCAGATGGGGATGTTGCCACACCCAGAAGCCACCACAGCCCATGTGACAGTGGACATTGTGGACCAGATGCAGAAGGTAGTGACCTACGTTGAAAGGGTGAGTGACTACACAGGAGCCGTCACATCGCTGGAGGGCTTATGAGAGTGTGATCTGAAGGGAGGACAGACCCAGCCAGAGCTTAGGAAATCCTGCCTCCACCCCTCCTTCAAAGGccttccattttcttcattcttccctcaCTCTTTCTAGATTCGCAGGTGTTATAACACCATGTCAGTCCCATGTTGCATTTGGAGTTGTCTAAGGTTCCCTCTATCCTGAAcatatagaatttaaaaatgatagtACAGGTATGGGGTTTTATTTCTGACTCTTAAAAGCTTAATAAAATATTGGGCCTCAAATAAGTGGCTTTTCCAGGATCACCTAGGACAGTGCTAGGAGTAGAGCACAGAGGTGTTCAGTTTGTCTCATTAAGTCACCAGAAGAGTCTTATCAGAACTGCCTCTTGTGGAACAGCAGGATTAAGACATTTTCTCTTATTAAACATccctttttttcagaatttcctgaTTTgagatatatataatattaatgaaatattaatcCTCTTTTACTATTTTGTGAATTGATTAGAGGGAACATAAATTGTTCATAAGTCAGTAGGAAAAAAGTTTAATTCACCTAGTAAAAATCTGGGTTTAAGCCTAGGTGATCCTCTAAGAGATGTACAAATTCAGGTGGTAAAAGGTGTTGTGGTAAGATTTTTAGGCAGGCAGATAAGGAGCTCACCAGATCTCTCATGACTCCATTCCTCTTTTTCTACCTCAGCTTATCCATTGCAGTTCTCTACATTCTTCCAAGAGGGGCAGAAAATAGACACGTCTCAGGTGAGTTGTTTCTTAACACATTGTTTATGGTGGGCTTTATAGATATTTAGGGATCCGcacattaaaatggaaaagtagAATTAAAGATAGATAAGAATCATTTAGGGGGCATATAGACAAGCAGAACAGCAGGGAGAGTCAGCATGCAGGAAAATTCAGGTCCTCTGGTGTTATAGATTTCCAAAGTGGaggtgagagtttatttctgaccTTTCTGAAAGCCGCAGAAGAAATTCAGgcagataatatttatttaaagacttgaaatgatagagaaaataaaCCAAACTTCATAGAAACAAAACACACTGAAATCTGGAAAAACTTCCTGATGTTTTTTATGCAGGTGACAGGGCAGATGTTTTCAGTAAGAAAGTTGAGAAAACCATCCTTGGACAACTGAATTGCATTGGTGCCTCTGTTGTCAATTGACCAGATGGGTCTAATCTAAATTTTGCATTGTATCAGGTCCCAGTTACCAGTGTCTTGGCTGGTACTTACTGTCATTATTACTGTTGTGTTATAGTAAGACTTGAAATATGGTAGTGTAAGGCCTCCAAGTTCTACTTCTTCAAGAATGTATTGACTCTTTTAGGTCTGTTGCATTTTTCTCAGAACTTTATCATTTCCCACAGGAAACATTGCTTGGAAGTTTTTCACTGTAGAGGTGAATGAAATGTTGgatgtctttcattaattttattcccaaatatttaatctattttgacactattataaatgatatttcttcaatttcattttccagtttGTTTTTAGTTCATTAAATTACAatggattttcaaatattgatctTTTATCTAgccattttaatatattcacctATTACTTTTAGTAGCTTATTTGTagattcttttgtattttagatGTGCACCATCATGTCTTTTCACATAAAAACAATTTTCCATCTCCCTTccttatctattttatctttaattttttttttagtttattgctAAGACTTCCAGTACATGTTGACAGGAAGTAGTAATaacagacatccttgtcttatactTCACTTGAAGGGGAAAGTActcaatatttcaccattaaatcttattttccttctctgtattttttgtACATATTCTTTATTAGAATAAAGaggtttcctttctgttttaagTTTCCCAAGTATTTTTATCACATATGGGTATTAAATTTTGTCaactgctttttctatttctagtgAGACTATCatatcattttattctttcattctcttagggATAAATTAtattgaatgtttttttaaatgtttaatgcaGGCTTGCATTCTTGAGATAAATCCCATATGATTATGATGCAGTATTCTTTACCTGTATGTCtggtttcagtttgttaatatgtGAATTAGTACTTTGAGTCTAAATTAATAGGGAGATATTGCTCTGTGTGAGATTCTGACATCAATGTACTGCTCTTATAAAATGAGCTTGGAAATAGTTCATTCTTTCCTGTTCTGTGGAAGAATTTGTGTTAGATTGCAGTTATGTCCTTCTTAAATGTTCATATGTTATGGAAACATATACCACTGAAGCctgattttctttgtgattacttCTAATTATGTATTCAGTTCTctaatgtacttttattttttttggatgggcaggcactgggaatcaaactcaggtctctggcatggcaggcaaaaattctgtctctgagccaccatcacaccaccctctgATGGATGTTCTTTTAAAGTCTGAACAATCCTATTTCTTCTGGTATCTTTTTGTATATGATACTATTATTGAGGTAATTCACATGTCACATACATACAGTTCACATATTTAATGTATACAGTTCCAGTATTTAGTAAATTCACCAATTTGTGTAATCTTTGCCATAATCAATCTTAGAATATTTTTgtcactgaaaatgaaaaaaaatcgcTTGAAATGTTTGATTAGAAATCACTCTTCTCTCTTGAGGGGCCCCCCATTCCAGGCCTAAACAACCACTAATTTAATTCTGTgcatggatttgcctattctgaccatttcatataaatggaatcatataatatatagtctttgtatctggcttctttcacttgctgTCATGCTTTCACAGTTCACCCATATTGTAACATGTGTCAGTACTTCATACAttttatagccaaataatattccattacatgaatatactacatttaatagttctaatttttccacatcctttttaCGACttgatatattttgcttttttaaaaaaattgtagtcATCCTAGTGAGTATGTAGTGATACCAcctttggttttgattttcatttcccttgtgattaatgatattgagcatcttttcatgtacttattatCCATTTGAGTATCTTCTTTAaggaaatatctatttaagtcctttgcccatattttaactGGGTCATTGgctttttttgttgagttataagagttctttatgtgtTCTCGATACTAGaaccttatcaaatatatgatttgcaaatactacCTCCCATTTTGTTGGCTGTCTTCACTCTTTTGATTGTATACTCTCATACTTACacatttgtttagttttgtttatgtccagttcatatttcttttgttgcttatactttTGATGTTATTTCTATGTAATCATTGCCAAATCTAAGGTTGTGAAGATTAGTATCCAATTTCTtccaataattttattctttttcttccaatgtttagactttgatacattttgagttatttttctaTAAGAGAAGTTGTGGACTTATCCTACAATCATGTGTAAATGATAGGATTCCCATgaaccaccttattattaacaccttacattggtgtgggatattggttacaattgatgatagcacattgtAGTAATTGAAGTGTAAACTGTAGTCCActgtttaatttagggttcattgtgtggtgtagttccatggatttttaaaatgtttattcctttaCCATATATAccatctaacatttccctttgaatcacattcaggtatatatttcagtgctgttaattgtattcagaatattttgctaccatcaccaccatccattaccaaaacatttccatcattccagttcatttttttttattttatttttatttttttatttttattaacggaaagaaaaaaagaaaaaaaaaaaagaaattaacacaacatttagaaatcataccgttctacatatgcactcagtaattcttaacatcatcacatagatgcatgatcatcgtttcttagtacatttgcatcggtttagaggaactagcaacacaacagaaaaagatataaaatgttaatatagagaaaagaaataaaagtagtaataatagtaaaaaacaacaacaaaaaaacccctataggtcagatgcagcttcattcagtgttttaacatgattactttacaattaggtattattgtgctatccatttttgagtttttgtatctagtcctgttgcacagtctgtatcccttcagctccaattacccattatcttaccctgtttctaactcctgctggactctgttaccaatgacatatttcaagtttattctcgaatgtccgttcacatcagtgggaccatacagtatttgtcctttagtttttggctggactcactcagcataatattctctaggtccatccatgttattacatgcttcataagtttatcttgtcttaaagctgcataatattccatcgtatgtatataccacagtttatttagccattcttctgttgatggacattttggctgtttccatctctttgcaattgtaaataacgctgctataaacattggtgtgcaaatgtccgtttgtgtctttgcccttaagtcctttgagtagatacctagcaatggtattgctgggtcgtatggcaattctatattcagctttttgaggaaccgccaaactgccttccacagtggttgcaccatttgacattcccaccagcagtggataagtgtgcctctttctccccatcctctccagcacttttctgttttgttgataatggccattctggtgggtgtgagatgatatctcattgtggttttgatttgcatttctctaatggccagggacattgagcatttcttcatgtgcctcttggccatccgtatttcctcttctg
This window contains:
- the LOC143688505 gene encoding uncharacterized protein LOC143688505 isoform X5 codes for the protein MKGVLCGRTAFLARNYSSELQSRGRRTKKGVGPELHHQKQFSAPPVLSGSDGDVATPRSHHSPCDSGHCGPDAEAYPLQFSTFFQEGQKIDTSQKVSFKNITVELTQEEWQLLGPAQRTLYRDVMLENYSHLVLVGIFIF
- the LOC143688505 gene encoding uncharacterized protein LOC143688505 isoform X3, with translation MKGVLCGRTAFLARNYSSELQSRGRRTKKGVGPELHHQKQFSAPPVLSGSDGDVATPRSHHSPCDSGHCGPDAEAYPLQFSTFFQEGQKIDTSQKVSFKNITVELTQEEWQLLGPAQRTLYRDVMLENYSHLVLVDERGTLTVFAMCLLT
- the LOC143688505 gene encoding uncharacterized protein LOC143688505 isoform X4: MKGVLCGRTAFLARNYSSELQSRGRRTKKGVGPELHHQKQFSAPPVLSGSDGDVATPRSHHSPCDSGHCGPDAEAYPLQFSTFFQEGQKIDTSQKVSFKNITVELTQEEWQLLGPAQRTLYRDVMLENYSHLVLVGEHVCMTYLYTSL
- the LOC143688505 gene encoding uncharacterized protein LOC143688505 isoform X6, with product MKGVLCGRTAFLARNYSSELQSRGRRTKKGVGPELHHQKQFSAPPVLSGSDGDVATPRSHHSPCDSGHCGPDAEAYPLQFSTFFQEGQKIDTSQKVSFKNITVELTQEEWQLLGPAQRTLYRDVMLENYSHLVLVGV